In one window of Candidatus Omnitrophota bacterium DNA:
- a CDS encoding 50S ribosomal protein L25: MELQVVVNGRETGKKSLLKQLRKDKKTPAIIYGVDFKPEAVWVDEKEISGIIKHSKTSVLTLNDSKKKITAVIKDVSYDVLSDRVNHVDFMKIEAKKELDITVPLELEGACRGVKEGGILDFITREIDIRTIPAKIPHSIKVDVSQLNMGDVLKVSQLHIPEGITVLTPGDSICISIQVPRKEEEAAAPEAEAEAAPVVEKKGKEAKEGKETSAEEVKKTADKK; the protein is encoded by the coding sequence ATGGAACTTCAGGTGGTGGTAAACGGGCGCGAGACAGGGAAGAAATCCCTTCTCAAGCAGCTTAGAAAAGATAAAAAGACGCCCGCGATCATATACGGCGTAGATTTTAAACCTGAAGCCGTGTGGGTGGATGAGAAAGAGATATCGGGTATAATAAAACACTCAAAAACCTCCGTGCTCACTCTCAACGACAGTAAAAAAAAGATAACAGCCGTTATCAAAGACGTTTCCTATGATGTCCTCAGCGACAGGGTGAATCATGTTGATTTCATGAAAATAGAAGCCAAGAAAGAGCTTGATATCACCGTTCCCCTGGAACTTGAGGGTGCGTGCAGGGGCGTTAAAGAGGGTGGCATTCTTGATTTTATAACAAGAGAAATTGATATCAGAACGATCCCGGCAAAGATTCCTCATTCCATAAAGGTTGATGTATCACAGTTGAATATGGGAGATGTTCTGAAAGTGTCGCAACTGCACATTCCCGAAGGTATCACGGTGCTGACGCCGGGTGATTCAATCTGCATCAGCATACAGGTTCCGAGAAAGGAAGAAGAAGCTGCCGCTCCTGAGGCTGAGGCCGAAGCTGCACCCGTTGTGGAGAAAAAGGGTAAAGAAGCCAAAGAGGGCAAAGAAACGTCGGCTGAGGAAGTTAAAAAAACCGCCGACAAGAAGTGA
- a CDS encoding peptidyl-tRNA hydrolase — translation MIQSASAYRFRERKKKLPLLRLRPKLHPLWRKRVKKPKRAKKRRLRKLKKPPTRSEIVLAVFGLGNPASYDGTRHNIGKEAALSLKGKMPLVFKGAFADIYVRGGKALVEGKIYMNESGLAFKEAVKKLKIPADDVLVICDDFNMDLGKMRYRINGSSGGHKGLDSVIEEAGTEKFPRLRLGIGPPVFDFSGARDWVLETFLSEELAKAEALRKAAAGFVKSNWGRFWPEENDSFNV, via the coding sequence GTGATTCAATCTGCATCAGCATACAGGTTCCGAGAAAGGAAGAAGAAGCTGCCGCTCCTGAGGCTGAGGCCGAAGCTGCACCCGTTGTGGAGAAAAAGGGTAAAGAAGCCAAAGAGGGCAAAGAAACGTCGGCTGAGGAAGTTAAAAAAACCGCCGACAAGAAGTGAGATCGTGCTGGCTGTTTTCGGTCTGGGCAACCCCGCTTCATACGACGGCACAAGACACAATATAGGGAAAGAGGCGGCGCTTTCCCTGAAAGGGAAAATGCCGCTCGTTTTCAAAGGCGCGTTCGCGGATATATATGTGCGGGGGGGCAAAGCTCTCGTCGAGGGGAAAATATATATGAACGAATCAGGGCTGGCTTTCAAAGAGGCTGTCAAGAAATTAAAAATCCCCGCGGATGATGTGCTGGTGATCTGTGACGACTTTAATATGGATCTGGGAAAGATGCGTTACAGGATAAACGGTTCTTCCGGGGGGCACAAGGGCCTTGATTCGGTGATAGAAGAAGCGGGCACTGAAAAATTTCCCAGGCTCCGGCTGGGTATAGGCCCGCCCGTTTTTGATTTTTCGGGTGCGAGAGACTGGGTGCTGGAGACCTTTCTATCTGAGGAGTTGGCGAAAGCCGAGGCGCTGCGGAAGGCGGCGGCCGGTTTTGTAAAAAGCAATTGGGGGCGTTTCTGGCCGGAAGAAAACGATAGTTTCAATGTTTAA
- a CDS encoding DUF502 domain-containing protein, producing MFKSFKKKVIMGMIILAPIAVTLYVFAFMIKVIARLTAPMVPFLLKVPFLERWPSGATYALSFLTAIILLWLLGTAASNIFGRTILLFAEKVFLRAPVINRIYVIIKQIVHAMASERSAFRKVVRIDYPRKGVKTLAFVTGETVIGGVRHYSLFVPTTPNPTSGFFCMIPVSEVEDAGFGTEVAMKIIASGGMIR from the coding sequence ATGTTTAAAAGTTTCAAAAAAAAGGTGATAATGGGGATGATAATTCTCGCCCCCATAGCGGTCACTCTTTATGTTTTCGCTTTCATGATCAAAGTTATAGCGCGTTTGACGGCGCCGATGGTGCCCTTTCTTCTTAAAGTGCCTTTTCTTGAGCGCTGGCCGTCAGGGGCCACTTACGCTCTCAGTTTCCTGACGGCGATTATTCTCCTGTGGCTTTTGGGCACGGCGGCTTCAAATATTTTCGGAAGAACAATTTTGCTTTTCGCGGAGAAAGTGTTTCTCAGGGCGCCGGTCATCAACCGTATATATGTCATCATCAAGCAGATCGTCCATGCCATGGCGTCGGAAAGATCGGCTTTCCGCAAAGTCGTGAGGATAGATTATCCGAGAAAGGGTGTCAAGACGCTGGCTTTTGTGACGGGTGAAACCGTCATCGGCGGCGTCCGGCATTATTCGCTTTTTGTCCCGACGACGCCCAATCCCACCAGCGGTTTTTTCTGCATGATCCCGGTCTCGGAGGTCGAGGACGCCGGATTCGGAACGGAAGTCGCCATGAAGATAATAGCTTCGGGGGGCATGATAAGATGA
- the pilM gene encoding type IV pilus assembly protein PilM produces the protein MNAMPIDIKAIIGKLTAIHKGGDVIGVDFGRSSVKIAKLKKAGDKYALELYGMIPVSSAAAGAEITEDEIDSTVKSVKAFLNSKAVKSGVGAVSVMGNFVIVRYVKFPKMANDELAKSLRFEAEEFIPFDITDVYLSTEIIKDIEEEGQPKMEAILVAAKKDIVDMRINMMKRIGIDPLVIDVDGFCVNNVYEHCYPDFAESNTMFLNLGASMTTLSIAEHGTVRVVRDIPFSGNGLTNLVMNTFASDFSQAEALKRQYGIVPSSEMETMSDAETAEQVTSALIQGVDEQLHVEMQRSIDYFNTISGSSEEISKIVLSGGGAMLKNLDKYLNRQMDIPVEVFNPLDFIEHPDDPELLKNASAYAVAIGLALRKAGDSSAIRAV, from the coding sequence ATGAACGCTATGCCAATTGATATAAAAGCAATAATCGGAAAGCTCACCGCGATTCACAAGGGCGGTGATGTGATAGGCGTTGATTTCGGCCGGTCGTCGGTCAAGATAGCGAAACTCAAAAAGGCCGGTGATAAATACGCGCTGGAACTCTACGGTATGATACCCGTATCATCAGCGGCCGCCGGCGCCGAGATCACGGAGGACGAGATAGATTCCACCGTTAAGTCGGTCAAAGCTTTTCTGAATTCCAAAGCGGTCAAGTCCGGCGTGGGCGCCGTGTCCGTCATGGGTAATTTCGTTATTGTCAGATATGTAAAATTTCCGAAGATGGCCAATGACGAACTCGCGAAAAGCCTGCGTTTTGAAGCCGAGGAGTTCATTCCCTTTGACATAACTGATGTTTATCTGTCCACCGAAATAATAAAGGATATTGAGGAAGAGGGCCAGCCCAAAATGGAAGCCATACTTGTGGCCGCAAAAAAAGACATTGTGGATATGCGCATAAATATGATGAAAAGAATAGGCATCGATCCTCTTGTGATAGATGTGGACGGCTTCTGCGTTAACAATGTGTACGAACACTGTTATCCGGATTTCGCCGAGAGCAACACCATGTTCCTCAATCTGGGGGCGTCAATGACCACGCTGTCTATCGCCGAACACGGCACGGTACGCGTTGTCAGGGATATTCCTTTCAGCGGAAACGGCCTCACCAATCTTGTTATGAACACCTTCGCGAGCGATTTTTCGCAGGCCGAGGCCCTGAAAAGGCAGTATGGAATAGTGCCGTCGTCGGAAATGGAAACAATGTCCGACGCGGAAACCGCCGAGCAGGTGACATCGGCGCTGATTCAGGGAGTTGACGAACAGCTGCACGTGGAAATGCAGAGGTCCATAGATTATTTCAACACCATATCAGGTTCTTCGGAAGAAATAAGTAAGATAGTGCTTTCGGGCGGCGGGGCGATGCTCAAGAACCTGGACAAGTATCTTAACAGGCAGATGGATATACCCGTGGAAGTGTTCAACCCGCTTGATTTTATAGAGCATCCGGATGACCCCGAGCTGCTGAAAAACGCTT